One part of the Lysobacterales bacterium genome encodes these proteins:
- a CDS encoding Do family serine endopeptidase, producing MPHAHARPAVIAVRLRSAAFGALLTLAAIGLFALAQHVLRPANAALPAVVEGQPLPSLAPMLERVTPAVVNIHSKTVVRVRNPMAEDPFFRHFFGLPMVPQERVQQSLGSGVIVNAREGLVLTNNHVIEGADDIRVTLADGRTVTAEFVGSDPDTDVGVLRIPAEDLAELPLASGEALRVGDFVVAVGNPFGLGQTVTSGIVSALGRSGLQGLAYQNFIQTDASINPGNSGGALVNLRGELVGINTAIFSPSGGNVGIGFAIPAELANEIMRQLLDTGRVQRGSLGIETQAITPQLAAMLDVEGARGAVVTRVRPGSPAAEAGLQPGDVITAIAQQPVDSPQTLHNKEGLLPVGEPITLEYLREGRSQRIELRLKPQLSQLLGSALDPRLDGAEFTALPQRSRQQGVSGIRVERVADGSRAARSGLAAGDLVTGVNRFRIDSLDTFGEVIEMRPQQLALSVVRGRRSGVVVME from the coding sequence ATGCCCCACGCCCACGCGCGCCCCGCCGTGATCGCCGTCCGCCTGCGCAGCGCCGCCTTCGGCGCTTTGCTGACCTTGGCCGCGATCGGCCTGTTCGCCCTCGCTCAGCACGTGCTGCGTCCGGCGAATGCGGCCCTGCCGGCGGTAGTGGAGGGCCAGCCCCTGCCCTCGCTGGCGCCGATGCTGGAGCGCGTCACCCCAGCGGTGGTCAACATCCACAGCAAGACCGTGGTGCGGGTGCGCAACCCGATGGCCGAAGACCCCTTCTTCCGCCACTTCTTCGGCCTGCCGATGGTGCCGCAGGAGCGCGTGCAGCAGTCGCTGGGTTCCGGCGTGATCGTCAACGCCCGCGAGGGCCTGGTGCTGACCAACAACCATGTGATCGAAGGCGCCGATGACATCCGCGTGACCCTGGCCGACGGCCGCACGGTGACGGCCGAATTCGTCGGCTCGGACCCGGACACCGACGTCGGCGTGCTGCGCATCCCCGCCGAGGACCTCGCCGAGCTGCCGCTGGCCAGCGGCGAAGCGCTGCGCGTGGGCGATTTCGTGGTGGCCGTGGGCAACCCCTTCGGCCTCGGCCAGACGGTAACCTCGGGCATCGTCTCGGCGCTGGGCCGCTCGGGCCTGCAGGGCTTGGCCTACCAGAACTTCATCCAGACCGACGCCAGCATCAACCCCGGCAACTCCGGCGGCGCCCTGGTCAACCTGCGCGGCGAGCTGGTTGGCATCAACACCGCGATCTTCAGCCCCTCGGGCGGCAACGTCGGCATCGGCTTCGCGATTCCGGCCGAGCTGGCCAACGAGATCATGCGCCAGCTGCTGGACACCGGCCGCGTGCAGCGCGGCAGCCTGGGCATCGAGACCCAGGCCATCACCCCGCAGCTGGCGGCGATGCTGGATGTGGAAGGCGCGCGCGGCGCGGTGGTGACGCGCGTGCGACCGGGCTCGCCGGCCGCCGAGGCCGGACTGCAGCCGGGCGATGTGATCACCGCTATTGCCCAGCAGCCGGTCGACAGCCCGCAGACCCTGCACAACAAAGAGGGCCTGCTGCCGGTGGGCGAGCCCATCACCCTCGAATACCTGCGCGAGGGCCGCAGCCAGCGCATCGAGCTGCGCCTGAAGCCGCAGCTGAGCCAGCTGCTGGGCAGCGCGCTCGATCCGCGCCTCGACGGCGCCGAGTTCACCGCCCTGCCGCAGCGTTCGCGCCAGCAGGGCGTGTCCGGCATCCGCGTGGAGCGCGTCGCCGACGGCAGCCGCGCGGCGCGCAGCGGTCTGGCCGCGGGCGACCTCGTCACCGGCGTCAACCGCTTCCGCATCGACAGCCTCGACACCTTCGGCGAGGTGATCGAGATGCGCCCCCAGCAGCTCGCGCTCAGCGTGGTGCGTGGGCGCCGCAGCGGGGTGGTGGTAATGGAGTAA
- a CDS encoding adenosylcobalamin-dependent ribonucleoside-diphosphate reductase, producing the protein MSSVRLEAVRNEAKVIELQPASWDIWDKKYRLKTKKGEPVDASIDDTYKRVARALADAEPTVEKQKYWYERFLWALRRGAIPAGRITSNAGALEHKPATSTINCTVSGTIPDSMDGILEKVHEAGLTLKAGCGIGYEFSTLRPKGAFVAGAGAYTSGPMSFMDIYDKMCFTVSSAGGRRGAQMGTFDVSHPDVKDFIKAKREDGRLRQFNLSLLITDEFMQAVQADAEWPLVFPVNKKEADEIDLGNAEQVVWRDWPASSTYITRDDGLVACKIYGHVRARHLWDMIMVSTYDYAEPGFILIDRVNEMNNNWWCENIRATNPCGEQPLPPYGACLLGSINLTTFVRDAFTDKARFDWEEYKEVVRVFTRMLDNVVEVNGLPLPQQRAEILRKRRHGMGFLGLGSTVTMLRMPYGGKESCEFTEAVAREMAVAGWEVALSLAEEKGPAPIMDEDFSVSAEMLRKRPEMAKDGWKIGDSIKGRELHAKYSRYMQKVATVAPELVAKLAEKGGRFTHHSSIAPTGTISLSLANNASNGIEPSFAHHYSRNVIREGKKSKEKVEVYSYELLAYRSLVNPDAMPYAQDEKAKLPDYFIAADDITPKAHVDIQAAAQIWVDSSISKTANVPTDYPYEDFKDIYRYAHEKGLKGCTTFRFNPAAFQGVLVKEADLENTTYRFELEDGSVVEVKGNEQIEYDGEMHTAANLFDALKEGYYGKF; encoded by the coding sequence ATGAGCAGCGTTCGGCTTGAAGCGGTACGTAACGAGGCCAAAGTAATCGAGCTCCAGCCTGCGTCCTGGGACATCTGGGACAAGAAGTACCGGCTCAAGACCAAGAAGGGCGAGCCCGTCGATGCCAGCATCGACGACACCTACAAGCGCGTCGCGCGGGCCCTGGCCGACGCCGAGCCCACCGTCGAAAAGCAGAAGTACTGGTACGAGCGCTTCCTGTGGGCGCTGCGCCGCGGTGCGATCCCCGCCGGCCGCATCACCTCCAACGCCGGGGCGCTGGAGCACAAGCCCGCCACCAGCACGATCAACTGCACCGTCTCGGGCACCATCCCCGACTCGATGGACGGCATCCTCGAGAAAGTCCACGAGGCCGGGCTGACGCTCAAGGCCGGCTGCGGTATCGGCTATGAGTTCAGCACCCTGCGCCCCAAGGGCGCCTTCGTTGCGGGTGCCGGCGCCTACACCTCGGGCCCGATGTCCTTCATGGATATCTACGACAAGATGTGCTTCACCGTCAGCAGCGCCGGCGGCCGCCGCGGCGCGCAGATGGGCACCTTCGACGTGTCCCACCCCGACGTGAAGGACTTCATCAAGGCCAAGCGCGAAGACGGCCGCCTGCGCCAGTTCAACCTGTCCCTGCTGATCACCGACGAGTTCATGCAGGCCGTGCAGGCGGATGCCGAGTGGCCGCTGGTGTTCCCGGTCAACAAGAAGGAAGCCGACGAGATCGACCTCGGCAATGCCGAGCAGGTGGTCTGGCGCGACTGGCCGGCCAGCAGCACCTACATCACCCGCGACGACGGCCTGGTGGCCTGCAAGATCTACGGCCACGTCCGCGCGCGGCACCTGTGGGACATGATCATGGTCTCGACGTACGACTACGCCGAGCCGGGCTTCATCCTGATCGACCGCGTCAACGAGATGAACAACAACTGGTGGTGCGAGAACATCCGCGCCACTAACCCCTGCGGCGAACAGCCGCTGCCGCCCTACGGCGCCTGCCTGCTCGGCTCGATCAACCTCACCACCTTCGTGCGCGACGCCTTCACCGACAAGGCGCGCTTCGACTGGGAGGAATACAAGGAAGTCGTGCGCGTGTTCACCCGCATGCTCGACAACGTCGTGGAGGTGAACGGCCTGCCGCTGCCGCAGCAGCGCGCCGAGATCCTGCGCAAGCGCCGCCACGGCATGGGCTTCCTCGGCCTCGGCAGCACCGTCACCATGCTGCGCATGCCCTACGGCGGCAAGGAGAGCTGCGAGTTCACCGAAGCCGTGGCCCGCGAAATGGCCGTGGCCGGCTGGGAAGTGGCCCTGTCGCTGGCCGAAGAGAAAGGCCCCGCGCCGATCATGGACGAGGACTTCAGCGTCAGCGCCGAGATGCTGCGCAAGCGCCCGGAAATGGCGAAGGACGGCTGGAAGATCGGCGACAGCATCAAGGGCCGCGAGCTGCACGCCAAGTACAGCCGCTACATGCAGAAGGTCGCGACGGTGGCGCCCGAGCTGGTGGCCAAGCTGGCCGAGAAAGGCGGCCGCTTCACCCACCACAGCTCGATCGCGCCCACCGGCACCATCAGCCTGTCGCTGGCCAACAACGCCAGCAACGGCATCGAGCCGAGCTTCGCCCACCACTACAGCCGCAACGTCATCCGCGAAGGCAAGAAGTCGAAGGAAAAGGTCGAGGTCTACAGCTACGAGCTGCTGGCCTACCGCAGCCTGGTCAACCCCGACGCCATGCCCTACGCGCAGGACGAGAAGGCCAAGCTGCCCGACTACTTCATCGCCGCCGACGACATCACGCCCAAGGCGCATGTCGACATCCAGGCCGCCGCGCAGATCTGGGTGGACAGCTCGATCAGCAAGACCGCGAACGTCCCCACGGACTACCCCTACGAGGACTTCAAGGACATTTACCGCTACGCCCACGAGAAAGGCCTGAAGGGCTGCACCACCTTCCGCTTCAACCCCGCCGCCTTCCAGGGCGTGCTGGTGAAGGAAGCCGACCTCGAAAACACCACCTACCGCTTCGAACTGGAAGACGGCAGCGTGGTCGAGGTGAAGGGCAACGAGCAGATTGAATACGACGGCGAGATGCACACCGCCGCCAACCTCTTCGACGCGCTCAAGGAGGGCTACTACGGCAAGTTCTGA
- a CDS encoding AAA family ATPase, which translates to MLLDQPRLHRVEIGELKNIRGLSLDFNASALTGVMGSNRSGKTTVLHALACAFAPVSGGGDYRFPMFFKPNSDALWKDSNFSIVYGGRVGSETYSNLRQEYRKDTDRWSPRYGNRPSRYVKLVGIAESVPDVESVALNSMIHYTKSPRKASVDTEVLKRAGGVLNEDYSDYFGVVYSYRARNSIAVPARGVTYSGLSMSSGEQRVFRILEAVFAAPKYGLVLVDEIDLFLHQDALHRLFKVLTEHCEKNSKQLIFTTHFPPVGRIYENVDIHFIHRAASRTLSWRGYSHEALRHITGAQSRPISVYVEDDVGERIVSGVAQELSIRKHVNIGRFGSASNAAAVVAGIHASNPKDESFLAVLDGDVCANAESRRARLKAVWTGDTPKHIADRRWLAKRIRTFAPPFVGGSKSQRMCPEQALHKMVKNLAAEAVPCNLAPICDIACTITNVLNRHDFVDHIVDVTGDNRDVVIAAVVDLARLSVTWGRYTRVLRTWLLSQKQKLGL; encoded by the coding sequence ATGCTTTTGGATCAGCCAAGGTTGCACAGAGTTGAAATCGGTGAGCTAAAAAACATCAGGGGGCTCTCGCTGGATTTCAACGCAAGCGCGCTGACTGGAGTAATGGGAAGCAATCGGAGTGGAAAGACGACGGTTCTTCATGCGTTGGCTTGTGCCTTTGCGCCAGTTTCTGGCGGTGGGGACTACAGGTTCCCAATGTTCTTCAAGCCGAACTCGGACGCTCTCTGGAAGGACAGCAATTTCTCTATCGTTTACGGCGGGAGAGTTGGGTCGGAAACCTATAGCAACCTGCGTCAGGAGTATCGAAAAGACACTGACCGCTGGTCGCCAAGATATGGAAATCGCCCCAGTAGGTACGTGAAGTTGGTTGGAATCGCAGAGTCGGTCCCAGATGTGGAGTCTGTTGCCCTTAACTCCATGATTCACTACACAAAAAGCCCGCGAAAGGCGTCAGTTGACACTGAGGTTCTTAAGCGTGCTGGTGGCGTGCTGAACGAGGACTACAGTGATTACTTTGGGGTGGTTTACAGTTATCGAGCGCGAAACTCAATTGCGGTTCCTGCCCGGGGTGTAACCTACTCGGGGCTCTCAATGAGCTCGGGAGAGCAAAGAGTTTTCCGGATTCTTGAGGCGGTCTTTGCCGCGCCAAAGTACGGACTTGTCTTGGTTGATGAGATTGACCTGTTCTTGCATCAAGATGCGCTGCACCGCCTCTTCAAGGTGCTGACGGAGCACTGCGAAAAGAACAGTAAGCAGCTCATCTTTACGACGCACTTTCCACCTGTTGGGCGAATTTATGAAAATGTCGATATTCATTTTATTCATAGGGCCGCAAGTCGGACGCTGAGTTGGAGGGGGTATTCCCATGAGGCCTTGCGGCATATTACAGGCGCCCAAAGCAGGCCCATTTCAGTTTATGTTGAGGATGACGTCGGTGAGAGGATAGTCTCTGGTGTCGCGCAGGAACTGTCTATCCGAAAACATGTGAATATAGGCCGATTCGGCTCGGCCTCGAATGCTGCCGCCGTAGTTGCTGGAATTCATGCCTCGAATCCGAAGGACGAGAGTTTCTTGGCCGTTCTTGACGGAGATGTTTGTGCTAATGCGGAAAGTCGTAGAGCCAGACTGAAGGCTGTGTGGACAGGCGACACCCCGAAGCACATCGCGGATCGAAGGTGGCTTGCAAAACGGATCCGGACCTTCGCGCCACCGTTCGTAGGCGGCTCAAAGAGCCAACGCATGTGTCCAGAGCAAGCACTCCACAAGATGGTGAAAAATCTTGCAGCTGAAGCAGTTCCGTGCAACCTCGCTCCGATCTGCGATATTGCCTGCACGATCACCAACGTCTTGAATAGGCACGACTTTGTGGATCATATCGTGGACGTGACAGGGGATAACAGAGACGTAGTAATTGCTGCCGTAGTCGACCTCGCGCGACTTTCAGTAACCTGGGGACGGTATACGAGGGTCCTACGAACGTGGCTTTTAAGCCAAAAGCAAAAGCTGGGCCTTTGA